One window of the Natrinema sp. CBA1119 genome contains the following:
- a CDS encoding Vms1/Ankzf1 family peptidyl-tRNA hydrolase, which translates to MLDRLLGRASLNARIDELEAENERLRKRYEAESERRADAATARQDAEERVNRLEDRIAQLEGELERVDANESALTVRRRDQLRGPRLEAVLDRLASLRTGAEGALTASVDDAVPDSVRADLDDVLGDRVALVDEAAPCLCCVDDAGLLAVTLEPPLTPDVDAAWRDRFALEREWFLPTGRHAVALVRTDLFALGVYEDDERVDYRGFESDVKGSHSKGGFSQARFERIRDGQIDDHLERCRDALAAYEPGGERADTPLYLVGQRGTVDTLVDESGLEPTATAAVDATGEPKAALADAVRSFWTTELRVL; encoded by the coding sequence ATGCTCGATAGGTTGCTCGGCCGCGCCTCGCTCAACGCACGCATCGACGAACTCGAAGCGGAAAACGAGCGGTTGCGAAAGCGCTATGAGGCCGAATCCGAGCGCCGAGCTGACGCCGCTACGGCACGACAGGACGCCGAAGAGCGGGTCAACCGGCTCGAGGATCGGATCGCCCAACTCGAGGGTGAACTCGAGCGAGTGGATGCGAACGAAAGCGCGCTGACAGTTCGCCGCCGAGACCAGCTGCGCGGCCCCCGGCTCGAGGCGGTCCTCGACCGGCTGGCGTCCCTCCGAACGGGAGCCGAGGGTGCGCTGACCGCCAGCGTGGACGACGCGGTGCCAGATTCAGTCCGTGCGGATCTGGACGACGTGCTCGGCGATCGGGTCGCGCTCGTCGACGAGGCCGCGCCGTGTCTGTGTTGCGTCGACGACGCCGGATTGCTCGCCGTGACGCTCGAGCCGCCGCTCACGCCGGACGTCGACGCGGCCTGGCGCGATCGGTTCGCCCTCGAGCGCGAGTGGTTCCTGCCGACCGGCCGACACGCCGTTGCGCTGGTCCGGACCGATCTGTTCGCCCTCGGCGTCTACGAGGACGACGAGCGCGTCGATTATCGCGGCTTCGAGAGCGACGTCAAGGGGAGCCACTCGAAGGGCGGGTTCTCGCAGGCCAGGTTCGAGCGGATTCGCGACGGGCAGATCGACGACCACCTCGAGCGCTGTCGCGACGCGCTGGCGGCGTACGAACCAGGGGGCGAACGGGCCGACACGCCGCTCTATCTCGTCGGCCAGCGCGGCACCGTCGACACGCTCGTCGACGAATCGGGGCTCGAGCCGACCGCGACGGCCGCCGTCGACGCGACCGGCGAACCGAAGGCGGCGCTCGCGGACGCCGTCCGCTCGTTCTGGACGACGGAGCTCCGGGTGCTGTGA
- a CDS encoding MFS transporter: MADRWLGAWGLGSVAFGGASLLVPLYIVELGASPIQLGVLAATAAGVAAPGAIAFGRLANRVAHRRLLVLATLIGVAVSLAAIPFLTSISAVIAANAILWLFASSIGPVLTMLVVDDVPESQWNERIGLVNKYQGYGWAGGLVIGTVWPAVGSRLLAADEITRTLYWVLAACAGVSAILAARTLPRPAPSTHVTDGRAARRIGRLLASSSRGIRGATVAFSPTRLYWSTRGIDPRRLATHLEPAMATYFVAGAFFFTGSAAFWAPLPLFLTDAGFDSGQVFALYLASSLGSAVCYEAAGRLSGRYDVRFLQTGVLAARGVLFPATVAVAGLAATVAFGAAGLVLALIGITWAGIAVIGTAIVTRLAPPGLRGEVLGAYVALGALGGALGGVLGGWTATLGYAVAFGVAGGLVIIGAALVVSLEALSGGGRAVTAPPEPEGGTETGGEEIPTRAANRDE; the protein is encoded by the coding sequence ATGGCGGATCGCTGGCTCGGCGCGTGGGGACTCGGCTCGGTCGCGTTCGGCGGCGCGTCCCTCCTGGTACCGCTCTACATCGTGGAACTCGGTGCATCGCCGATCCAGCTGGGAGTGCTGGCGGCGACGGCCGCCGGCGTCGCCGCGCCCGGGGCGATCGCGTTCGGCCGCCTCGCAAACCGGGTCGCCCACCGCCGACTGCTGGTGCTCGCGACCCTGATCGGCGTCGCGGTTTCGCTGGCCGCGATCCCTTTTCTCACCTCGATTTCGGCGGTTATCGCCGCAAACGCGATCCTCTGGCTGTTCGCCTCGTCGATCGGGCCGGTCCTGACCATGCTCGTCGTCGACGACGTCCCGGAATCCCAGTGGAACGAACGGATCGGTCTCGTGAACAAGTATCAGGGCTACGGCTGGGCCGGCGGCCTCGTCATCGGCACGGTCTGGCCGGCCGTCGGGAGTCGACTGCTCGCGGCCGACGAGATCACGCGGACGCTGTACTGGGTGCTCGCGGCTTGCGCCGGTGTGAGTGCGATTCTGGCCGCGCGAACGCTCCCGCGTCCCGCACCGTCGACTCACGTCACGGACGGGCGCGCCGCTCGTCGGATCGGTCGGCTCCTCGCGAGTTCCAGCCGCGGTATCAGGGGGGCCACGGTCGCGTTCTCACCAACTCGGCTCTACTGGTCGACGCGCGGAATCGATCCCCGACGACTCGCGACCCACCTCGAGCCGGCGATGGCCACGTACTTCGTCGCCGGGGCGTTCTTTTTCACCGGCTCGGCCGCCTTCTGGGCACCGCTCCCGCTGTTTCTGACCGACGCCGGCTTCGATTCGGGACAGGTGTTCGCGCTCTATCTGGCCTCGAGCCTCGGCTCCGCGGTCTGTTACGAGGCCGCCGGACGGCTTTCCGGGCGGTACGACGTTCGGTTCCTGCAGACGGGCGTTCTCGCCGCGAGAGGGGTGCTGTTCCCGGCAACCGTCGCCGTGGCGGGGCTGGCTGCGACCGTCGCTTTCGGCGCTGCTGGGCTCGTGCTCGCCCTAATAGGTATCACGTGGGCGGGGATCGCCGTCATCGGGACGGCGATCGTCACCCGGCTCGCGCCGCCGGGCCTCCGCGGGGAGGTACTCGGGGCCTACGTCGCGCTGGGGGCACTGGGCGGCGCGCTCGGCGGCGTCCTCGGCGGGTGGACCGCCACCCTCGGCTACGCCGTGGCGTTCGGCGTCGCCGGCGGGCTCGTTATAATCGGCGCGGCGCTGGTCGTCTCGCTCGAGGCGCTTTCGGGCGGCGGTCGCGCCGTGACAGCGCCGCCGGAACCCGAGGGCGGGACCGAGACGGGTGGCGAGGAGATTCCGACGCGGGCGGCGAACCGCGACGAGTAG
- a CDS encoding DUF1611 domain-containing protein encodes MRIAILAHEKFPDRAKTALGVLRYADHDIVAVLDRENGGRRVSDFVADVQDAPIVAGMADIESAAVDALLIGIAPIGGGFDESWREDVRTALEDGCDVISGLHTFLADDEEFARLAAENDCEIRDVRKPPADLTVSQSVASEVDAEVILTVGTDCSVGKMTATMELARDARAAGHDAAVIPTGQTGIMIEGWGNPIDRVVSDFTAGAVEEMILEKGNDHDYLFVEGQGSIVHPAYSPVTLGILHGSMADSLVLCHEAGREEIHGYESFSLPSIPTYVDLYESVAQPVAESTVVAGALNTSALEGDDAAREAVAAYADALGAPASDVIRFGTDDLLEELC; translated from the coding sequence ATGCGAATCGCGATCCTCGCCCACGAGAAGTTCCCTGACCGGGCCAAGACCGCCCTCGGCGTCCTCCGATACGCCGACCACGACATCGTCGCCGTCCTCGACCGGGAGAACGGCGGTCGGCGCGTCTCCGACTTCGTCGCGGACGTGCAGGACGCCCCGATCGTCGCCGGGATGGCCGACATCGAATCGGCCGCCGTCGACGCCCTGCTGATCGGCATCGCCCCGATCGGCGGCGGCTTCGACGAGAGCTGGCGCGAAGACGTTCGGACGGCCCTCGAGGACGGCTGTGACGTGATATCCGGACTGCACACGTTCCTCGCCGACGACGAGGAGTTCGCCCGATTGGCGGCCGAAAACGATTGCGAGATTCGAGACGTTCGGAAGCCGCCGGCGGATCTCACGGTCAGTCAGAGCGTCGCGAGCGAGGTCGACGCCGAAGTGATCCTCACCGTCGGCACCGACTGCTCGGTCGGCAAGATGACGGCCACGATGGAACTGGCCCGCGACGCCCGCGCGGCCGGCCACGACGCAGCTGTGATCCCGACGGGCCAGACCGGAATCATGATCGAGGGCTGGGGCAATCCGATCGACCGCGTCGTCAGCGACTTCACCGCGGGCGCGGTCGAGGAGATGATTCTCGAAAAGGGCAACGACCACGACTACCTCTTCGTCGAGGGCCAGGGTAGCATCGTCCATCCGGCGTACTCGCCGGTCACCCTCGGAATCCTCCACGGCTCGATGGCGGATTCGCTCGTGCTCTGTCACGAGGCCGGCCGGGAGGAAATCCACGGCTACGAGTCGTTCTCGCTGCCGTCGATCCCCACCTACGTCGATCTCTACGAGAGCGTCGCTCAGCCAGTCGCGGAGAGTACGGTCGTCGCCGGTGCGCTCAACACGTCCGCTCTCGAGGGCGACGATGCCGCCCGCGAGGCGGTCGCAGCGTACGCCGACGCGCTCGGCGCGCCCGCGAGCGACGTGATCCGCTTTGGGACGGACGACCTACTCGAGGAGCTCTGCTGA
- a CDS encoding dipeptide epimerase, with translation MTLETSFERRSLPLEYPFGIARGTTTETDVVFVRIGDAADDGLTGIGAAAPSAHYGETAATVEAVLPDLLAVVESVGDPHQLERIERELRETVRRNSSARTAVSIALHDLVAKRLEEPLYRYWGLDPAETLETSYTIGLDNRETMREKTETALERGYGTLKVKLGTDRDLEIVRTIRSVAPDVDLFVDANEAWTPREAVAKIERLAEFDLSFVEQPVPAENPEGLRFVYEHSALPIAADESCVTLADIPRIADRCDIANLKLMKCGGLLEAKRMIHAARAHGLEVMCGCMTESNASIAAACHLAPLLDYADLDGSLLLADDPADGVPMPDGRIDIAGLERPGTGAVLESEFD, from the coding sequence ATGACCCTCGAGACCTCGTTCGAACGGCGCTCGCTGCCCCTCGAGTACCCCTTCGGGATCGCCCGCGGGACGACGACCGAGACCGACGTCGTCTTCGTTCGGATCGGAGACGCGGCCGACGACGGTCTGACTGGCATCGGCGCTGCCGCGCCGTCCGCTCACTACGGCGAGACCGCCGCGACGGTCGAAGCCGTCCTGCCCGACCTGCTGGCAGTCGTCGAGTCGGTCGGCGATCCACACCAACTCGAGCGAATCGAGCGGGAGCTGCGCGAGACCGTTCGGCGGAATTCGTCGGCCCGCACCGCGGTGAGCATCGCGCTTCACGACCTCGTCGCGAAACGACTCGAGGAGCCGCTGTATCGCTACTGGGGACTCGATCCGGCGGAGACGCTCGAGACGTCGTACACCATCGGCCTCGACAACCGCGAGACGATGCGCGAGAAGACCGAGACGGCGCTCGAACGCGGGTACGGCACGCTGAAGGTCAAACTCGGCACCGACCGCGATCTCGAGATCGTCCGGACGATTCGGTCGGTCGCCCCAGACGTCGACCTGTTCGTCGACGCGAACGAGGCCTGGACGCCCCGCGAGGCGGTCGCGAAGATCGAACGGCTCGCCGAGTTCGATCTCTCGTTCGTCGAACAGCCGGTTCCCGCGGAGAACCCCGAGGGGCTCCGGTTCGTCTACGAGCACTCGGCGCTGCCGATCGCCGCCGACGAGTCCTGCGTGACGCTCGCGGATATCCCGCGGATCGCCGACCGCTGTGACATCGCGAACCTGAAACTCATGAAGTGCGGCGGGCTGCTGGAGGCCAAACGGATGATCCACGCGGCCCGCGCCCACGGCCTCGAGGTTATGTGCGGCTGTATGACCGAATCGAACGCCTCGATCGCGGCGGCCTGTCACCTCGCGCCGCTGCTGGATTACGCCGACCTCGACGGCTCGCTGTTGCTGGCCGACGACCCCGCGGACGGCGTCCCGATGCCCGACGGCCGGATCGATATCGCCGGCCTCGAGCGACCGGGGACAGGTGCCGTCCTCGAGTCCGAATTCGACTGA
- a CDS encoding AAA family ATPase: MIVAICGPPGAGKTTVATRVRRRLEERDRPVRLFHSDDFSSRTYEQLAERVDEAPADAITLVDGTFYRREWQTRFRTLGTVRFVLITASLETCLERNRERADAIDEQGVHVVFREFEEPDPDLEIDTERCGPDETVDLVMAGLESWLN, from the coding sequence GTGATCGTCGCCATCTGCGGGCCGCCGGGGGCCGGAAAGACCACCGTCGCGACCCGCGTTCGCCGCCGACTCGAGGAGCGGGATCGCCCGGTTCGGCTGTTCCACTCCGACGACTTCTCGAGTCGGACCTACGAGCAACTGGCCGAACGAGTCGACGAGGCTCCCGCGGACGCGATCACGCTCGTCGACGGCACGTTCTACCGCCGGGAGTGGCAGACGCGGTTTCGGACGCTCGGTACCGTTCGGTTCGTCCTCATAACTGCGAGTCTCGAGACCTGCCTCGAGCGCAACCGGGAGCGGGCGGATGCGATCGACGAACAGGGCGTTCACGTCGTCTTCCGGGAGTTCGAGGAACCCGACCCCGACCTCGAGATCGATACCGAGCGGTGCGGACCCGACGAGACTGTCGATCTGGTGATGGCCGGCCTCGAGTCGTGGCTGAACTGA
- a CDS encoding FxLYD domain-containing protein — protein MTGAEPTSRRRVLATLGSGIAAAAAGCLGGNGGLGGQPTYEDGTVSGINESNVSNRSASEMSTAASLAQQQPSSAVTPLNPISLRGHEFVVENGYLGSTIQGTVENTGTDRIQTVEVRTRVYDDGGNMLGRYLASTGDLNGGSTWEFQVIVLEAPSDVASYDITVLGTPS, from the coding sequence ATGACCGGGGCGGAACCGACGAGCAGGCGGCGAGTACTCGCGACACTGGGGTCAGGTATCGCGGCCGCGGCCGCGGGCTGTCTCGGCGGTAACGGCGGTCTCGGCGGCCAACCGACCTACGAGGACGGCACCGTTAGCGGGATCAACGAGAGCAACGTCTCCAATCGGTCGGCGAGCGAGATGTCCACGGCAGCGTCGCTCGCCCAACAACAGCCCAGCAGCGCGGTGACACCGCTCAATCCAATCTCGCTGCGCGGCCACGAGTTCGTCGTCGAGAACGGCTATCTCGGCTCGACGATTCAGGGAACCGTCGAAAACACGGGAACCGATCGGATCCAGACCGTCGAAGTACGAACGCGCGTCTACGACGACGGCGGCAACATGCTCGGCCGCTATCTCGCCAGCACCGGCGACCTCAACGGCGGCTCGACCTGGGAGTTTCAGGTGATCGTCCTCGAGGCACCGTCAGACGTCGCCAGCTACGATATTACCGTTCTGGGAACGCCCTCCTGA
- a CDS encoding PspA/IM30 family protein gives MGILSRTSYVIRSKLNSVLNRAEDPTETLDYSYEQMRDQLQQVKRGIADLTTQKKRLEMQKRRLEENVEKHNGQARTAVQQGREDLARQALEKKKTKMNQIEDLERQISDLQNQQDRLIEQKDELQSRIEEFRTKKETMKARHEAAKASSTVSEAMTATGEEFEDVGRAIERAEEQTEDMEARAAAMDELHESGAFEDVLSDKDTIDRELEQLSTDSGVEAELETLKSEVGAGESEAAGETDAAVESEGGSDAAADSDAGGEVDEEELTELEGEDREDVEAELAELQDEENA, from the coding sequence ATGGGCATCCTCTCTCGGACTTCCTACGTCATCCGGTCGAAGCTCAACTCGGTGCTCAACCGGGCGGAGGATCCGACCGAAACGCTCGACTACTCCTACGAGCAGATGCGCGACCAGCTCCAGCAGGTCAAACGGGGCATCGCCGATCTGACCACGCAGAAAAAGCGCCTCGAGATGCAAAAACGCCGCCTCGAGGAAAACGTCGAGAAACACAACGGACAGGCTCGAACGGCGGTCCAGCAGGGCCGGGAGGATCTGGCGCGACAGGCCCTCGAGAAGAAGAAGACGAAGATGAACCAGATCGAGGACCTGGAGCGCCAGATCTCGGACCTGCAGAACCAGCAAGATCGCCTGATCGAACAGAAAGACGAACTCCAGAGCCGTATCGAGGAGTTCCGGACGAAAAAGGAGACGATGAAAGCCCGCCACGAGGCTGCCAAGGCGAGTTCAACGGTTTCCGAGGCGATGACGGCTACCGGCGAGGAGTTCGAGGACGTTGGCCGCGCCATCGAGCGCGCCGAGGAGCAGACCGAGGATATGGAGGCCCGCGCCGCCGCGATGGACGAACTCCACGAGTCCGGCGCGTTCGAGGACGTCCTCTCCGACAAGGACACCATCGACCGCGAACTCGAGCAGCTCTCGACCGACAGCGGCGTCGAAGCCGAACTCGAGACGCTCAAATCCGAGGTCGGAGCGGGCGAGTCCGAAGCCGCCGGCGAGACCGACGCGGCGGTCGAATCCGAGGGTGGGTCCGACGCCGCGGCCGATTCCGATGCCGGAGGAGAGGTCGACGAGGAGGAACTCACGGAACTCGAGGGCGAGGATCGGGAAGACGTCGAGGCCGAACTCGCGGAGTTACAGGACGAAGAGAACGCCTGA
- a CDS encoding winged helix-turn-helix domain-containing protein, with product MEPDDRTEAAVREAFSLLDHEIRLEILLALLEDWHAVYTAPKSYAELMDAVGMRDSGKFNYHLDKLRGVYVRQVEDGYVPTASVTALYRAVLAHRPTESLEYEPTAIDSTCPRCDSAAILRYDRGFVSVECTACDDWPGFTYPFPKNGFAGRSARAVARATARRARYHIGLARDGQCPFCAGTTTVDVPLDDIADDTPVEIACDTCTFLVGVEPLSPLLFEDRVASALGDIGVDLERPDWELPTPTTWVESRDPVRLALEVEDEAGTATIVVDEALAVRSVAVD from the coding sequence ATGGAACCGGACGACCGGACGGAGGCCGCAGTTCGGGAGGCGTTCTCGCTGCTCGACCACGAGATCCGTCTCGAGATCCTCCTGGCGTTGCTCGAGGACTGGCACGCGGTGTACACGGCCCCGAAATCGTACGCGGAGCTGATGGACGCGGTCGGGATGCGCGACAGCGGGAAGTTCAACTACCACCTCGACAAGCTCCGCGGCGTGTACGTTCGGCAGGTCGAGGACGGCTACGTTCCGACGGCGAGCGTGACGGCGCTGTACCGGGCCGTGCTCGCGCATCGCCCGACCGAATCCCTCGAGTACGAACCGACGGCGATCGACTCGACGTGTCCGCGGTGCGACTCGGCGGCGATCCTGCGGTACGACCGGGGATTTGTCTCCGTCGAGTGTACGGCGTGTGATGACTGGCCCGGCTTCACGTATCCGTTCCCGAAAAACGGGTTCGCGGGGCGAAGCGCTCGGGCAGTCGCTCGAGCGACTGCCCGCCGCGCCAGATACCATATCGGACTGGCTCGCGACGGTCAGTGTCCGTTCTGTGCGGGAACGACAACCGTCGACGTTCCTCTCGACGACATTGCAGACGATACTCCAGTCGAGATCGCGTGCGACACCTGCACGTTTCTGGTCGGCGTGGAACCGCTCTCACCGTTGCTGTTCGAGGATCGCGTCGCCAGTGCACTCGGCGATATCGGCGTCGATCTCGAGCGTCCAGACTGGGAGTTGCCGACGCCGACGACGTGGGTCGAATCCCGGGACCCCGTTCGGCTCGCGCTCGAAGTCGAGGACGAAGCGGGAACGGCCACGATCGTCGTCGACGAGGCGCTTGCCGTTCGGTCGGTCGCCGTTGACTGA
- a CDS encoding M23 family metallopeptidase, giving the protein MTERRTIAESTLASRLRGRLRSFEPIYLALLGVLALPSYVFDSLAVLEVFEIFFLFFLWPFVSPLLDLALRRGTDEGREEPTDWLHMGSWREYAAWFLTMPLTILNPLVLAQDLSQWLGTAVAFVRHRGTFPDVESYDQQVSYRLPFDGTWTVVNGSYDHDYSHSWLPVTQRYAYDFVITDADRRTSPDSSGSAVDSYYCYDEPILAPADGVVVDVFDTDFESPRGGGLSHPLKRDIRGSYVVIQHAPDEYSCLAHLVPGSVAVSTGDRVERGREIGRCGHSGNSSEPHLHFQLQDHPRFELAAGLPIAFDGVDAEWPGAKAAIDDPQPSGAGDTTNAPLEDAPDAGRTSLTAGQRVAHVEPTDGASSPERDDTLDITAESDAAQSTAGSGGRLAATQRAAFGACVGGAVAVLGPIFVSRSAVALLLVAGVALAVGWRGWVAVRWNAAERRPGGLGIAIGLGLVAATVRFTGAGASLEIGTQTLGALALLAGFVAYAVLGEYERHRMRESFPTVRVRT; this is encoded by the coding sequence ATGACCGAACGGAGGACGATAGCCGAATCAACGCTCGCCTCTCGGCTTCGGGGCCGCCTCCGCTCGTTCGAGCCGATATACCTCGCACTACTGGGGGTGCTGGCCCTTCCTAGCTACGTCTTCGACTCGCTGGCCGTACTCGAGGTCTTCGAAATCTTCTTCCTCTTTTTCCTCTGGCCGTTCGTCTCGCCGCTGCTGGATCTGGCGCTGCGACGCGGGACCGACGAGGGGCGCGAGGAGCCGACCGACTGGCTCCACATGGGGAGTTGGCGGGAGTACGCGGCGTGGTTCCTGACGATGCCGCTGACGATTCTCAACCCGCTCGTACTGGCACAGGACCTCTCGCAGTGGCTCGGGACCGCCGTCGCGTTCGTCCGCCACCGCGGGACGTTCCCCGACGTCGAAAGCTACGATCAGCAGGTGTCCTACCGGCTCCCGTTCGACGGCACCTGGACCGTCGTCAACGGGAGCTACGACCACGACTACTCCCACTCGTGGCTCCCGGTGACCCAGCGCTACGCCTACGACTTCGTGATCACCGACGCGGACCGGCGGACCTCCCCCGACAGCTCCGGATCGGCGGTGGACTCGTACTACTGCTACGACGAACCGATCCTCGCTCCCGCCGACGGCGTCGTGGTCGACGTCTTCGATACCGACTTCGAGTCGCCCCGTGGCGGCGGCCTCTCCCATCCGCTGAAACGGGACATCCGCGGGAGCTACGTCGTGATCCAGCACGCCCCCGACGAGTACAGCTGTCTCGCCCATCTGGTCCCCGGCAGCGTGGCGGTCTCCACCGGGGACCGCGTCGAACGCGGACGGGAGATCGGCCGCTGTGGCCACTCCGGGAACTCCTCGGAGCCACATCTCCACTTCCAGCTACAGGACCACCCCCGCTTCGAACTCGCGGCGGGGCTCCCGATCGCCTTCGACGGCGTCGACGCCGAGTGGCCGGGCGCGAAAGCGGCGATCGACGACCCGCAGCCCAGCGGGGCTGGCGACACTACTAACGCTCCACTCGAGGACGCCCCCGACGCCGGCCGCACGTCCCTCACGGCCGGCCAACGCGTCGCACACGTCGAACCGACCGACGGGGCCTCGAGTCCGGAGCGGGACGACACACTCGATATCACGGCCGAGAGCGACGCAGCGCAATCGACCGCTGGTAGCGGCGGGCGACTCGCCGCAACGCAACGCGCCGCGTTCGGAGCCTGCGTCGGCGGCGCCGTCGCCGTCCTGGGGCCGATCTTCGTGTCCCGGTCCGCCGTTGCGCTCCTGCTGGTCGCCGGGGTCGCGCTCGCGGTTGGCTGGCGCGGCTGGGTCGCAGTCCGCTGGAACGCCGCCGAGCGGCGTCCCGGCGGCCTCGGCATCGCGATTGGCCTCGGGCTCGTCGCGGCGACCGTCCGGTTCACCGGGGCCGGAGCGTCCCTCGAGATCGGAACCCAGACGCTCGGTGCCCTCGCTCTCCTCGCCGGCTTCGTCGCCTACGCCGTCCTCGGCGAGTACGAACGGCACCGCATGCGCGAGTCGTTCCCGACCGTTCGGGTCCGGACCTGA
- a CDS encoding dienelactone hydrolase family protein: protein MSDVLIPGGRDVRGTLEEPTDEPRAIVVACPPHPQQGGSRSDERLRAVSGALSEVGIVCLRFDYGSWDEGYGEREDVRNAVRWAREEYNGGDDGLPVGLFGYSFGASLALLAAADTDPDAVAVLAPTARLAADLDALAALESLEAPVHVCYGERDATVDWEPIVERARERGDAVTALSGDHFFGGEHDEIAGAVGGFFERTLLESA, encoded by the coding sequence ATGAGCGACGTCCTAATACCCGGCGGTCGCGACGTCCGGGGGACGCTCGAGGAACCGACCGACGAGCCGCGGGCGATCGTCGTCGCCTGTCCGCCTCATCCCCAACAGGGCGGCTCGCGGAGCGACGAGCGGCTCCGTGCGGTCTCGGGGGCGCTTTCCGAGGTGGGCATCGTCTGCCTGCGGTTCGATTACGGTTCGTGGGACGAGGGCTACGGCGAGCGGGAAGACGTTCGCAACGCCGTCCGGTGGGCCCGCGAGGAGTACAACGGTGGCGACGACGGGCTTCCGGTCGGGCTCTTCGGCTACAGCTTCGGCGCGTCCCTGGCCCTGCTCGCCGCGGCCGACACTGACCCCGACGCCGTCGCCGTCCTCGCGCCGACCGCGCGACTCGCCGCCGACCTCGACGCGCTCGCGGCACTCGAGTCGCTCGAGGCCCCCGTCCACGTTTGCTACGGCGAACGGGACGCGACCGTCGACTGGGAACCGATCGTCGAACGGGCGCGAGAGCGCGGCGACGCGGTCACCGCGCTATCGGGCGATCACTTCTTCGGCGGCGAGCACGACGAAATCGCGGGCGCAGTCGGTGGGTTTTTCGAGCGGACGCTGCTCGAGTCGGCGTGA
- a CDS encoding DUF6069 family protein encodes MGQETNLLSSSRTASDRDIALSGAVALVLSLLINWLIVFGANTGGIAPELMALNYAPVSLFTTLGVVGATVTYGVLTRVADDPNRLFAAVAAIVLLLSLVPDFTVIPSEPGGSLVAGAILGAMHVATAVVCVGALTDLRN; translated from the coding sequence ATGGGTCAGGAAACGAATCTCTTGTCATCGTCCAGAACGGCCTCCGACAGGGATATCGCGCTATCGGGGGCGGTAGCGCTCGTCCTGTCACTGCTGATCAACTGGCTCATCGTGTTTGGAGCGAACACCGGCGGCATTGCCCCGGAGCTGATGGCACTGAATTACGCCCCCGTCTCGCTGTTCACGACCCTCGGCGTCGTCGGTGCGACCGTGACCTATGGTGTCCTCACGCGAGTCGCCGACGATCCCAATCGACTGTTCGCAGCCGTCGCGGCAATCGTCCTTCTCCTCTCGCTGGTACCCGATTTCACCGTTATTCCCAGTGAGCCCGGTGGCAGCCTCGTTGCCGGTGCGATCCTCGGCGCGATGCACGTCGCGACGGCAGTCGTTTGCGTAGGAGCGCTAACCGATCTCCGGAACTAA